One genomic region from Vicinamibacteria bacterium encodes:
- a CDS encoding SDR family oxidoreductase, which yields MSSNKLENKVALITGGTTGIGLATAKRFAEEGARVVVTGRNPETLAAARGDLDGQVEVLESDAADEDQIADLFKTIAQKHKRLDVLFLNAGIALFAPLPAAPLADFDAMWKVNVRGPWLALKHALPLLSEGAAVIVNTSVVNQKGMPGTAAYAATKAALRAIVRVASAELASRKVRVNAISPGPIDTPILGKSGLPAPAIADFRNGVPSRVPLARFGTADEVASAAVFLASGESSFISGSEIAVDGGFAQV from the coding sequence ATGTCGAGCAACAAGCTGGAAAACAAGGTCGCGCTGATTACCGGAGGTACCACCGGGATTGGGCTTGCGACCGCCAAGCGCTTTGCCGAGGAAGGGGCGCGGGTCGTGGTCACCGGACGGAACCCCGAGACGCTTGCGGCCGCGCGAGGCGATCTGGACGGGCAGGTCGAGGTGCTGGAGTCCGACGCGGCGGACGAGGACCAGATTGCGGACCTCTTCAAGACGATCGCGCAGAAGCACAAGCGGCTGGACGTCCTCTTCCTGAACGCGGGCATCGCGCTCTTCGCTCCCCTCCCGGCCGCCCCGCTCGCGGACTTCGACGCCATGTGGAAGGTGAATGTCCGCGGCCCCTGGCTCGCCCTGAAGCACGCGCTGCCGCTCCTCTCCGAGGGTGCGGCTGTCATCGTCAACACCTCGGTTGTCAACCAGAAGGGGATGCCCGGGACCGCGGCTTATGCTGCGACCAAAGCGGCTCTCCGGGCCATCGTACGGGTCGCTTCCGCGGAACTGGCCAGCCGGAAGGTGCGAGTCAACGCGATCAGCCCGGGGCCGATCGACACGCCGATCCTCGGCAAGTCCGGCCTCCCAGCGCCGGCGATCGCCGACTTCCGGAATGGCGTTCCCAGCCGTGTGCCACTGGCAAGGTTCGGCACTGCCGACGAAGTTGCGAGTGCGGCCGTCTTCCTGGCCTCCGGCGAGTCGTCCTTCATCTCGGGCAGCGAGATCGCAGTGGACGGCGGATTCGCACAGGTGTGA